The nucleotide window CTTGATTGTGTAATTAGTTTTACAATATCGGTGCACAGAACTTTAAAACTCATAGTACTAAATTATCCAAGTTTGATTTTCATTCAGGTCATAGCCAAAAAGAACCTCACTTTGGCCCTCTCTTGTGTTTTACAATATCGGTGCACAGAACTTAAAACTCATAGTACTAAATTATCCAAGTTTGATTTTCATTCAGGTCATAGCCAAAAAGAACCTCACTTTGGCCCTCTCTTGTGAAAGAAGGTGAAGCTACATCATCTTCGTGCCTTTTCCTTTTGCTGAACTGTCCATCGCCTAGGTTTTCAACAGAATGATCAATCATATCAGGaactttttctttcaatttgtggTTTCTTGGAATATCTTCTAGGATATCAACAGAATAATTCGACTCGGACAGGTCAGTTTCTGGTGCATGGTGTGTTTCATGGCAATGGAAAGTGCGTAAACTATATGGATATTCAATTTCTGCTGCACTCAAATCAAATATAGTGACATTAAAATGTGAACGAGCATTGTATCCGAACATCAAAAAGTGACCACAGCTTATCGAATAATAGTCACAGAAATCCTGCCATCCTTTGGTAAGCCAAATTTGACCTTGAGAATGTTGCACTTCAACCTCCCATACTTGTCCACTGGGAACCTCAAGATACACagggtttaaaatgttgttGCAACATCTTTTGACAAAGCCTTTCGGAATCCTCTGCATGTGTGCAAATGAAATCTTGATTCAGTTTCATAAATCTCAGAATCAAAGACAGTAATATACATATAGTACCAATTAATCCTAAGAAAAGCCTGCAAAATACATTCTCTGTTTTTTTTCCATAACTAACTACTAAAATAAAAGGTATGCCCACAAGCCAACTAGAACCTATGTTTCTCAGATTCTTCAAAATGCACAACTTTTGGAGCATCTGACAAGCACTCATcaacatttttaaagagtccgAGCGAGCAACATAAAGTACAAGTAGAAACACAGATACAAACTCATTGTCCTATTTCAGTAGATCTATGCAACATATGTTCGAAAATGAAATAATGGGATTCCATTCATCAACAATGTAATTATTCATAAACTTGATCATTTATACTGTTAGTGAAGCTTTTCCCCCCTTAATGTAACCATATACTTGACTCTTTCATTAAAATTTACACCTAAAATAGCCCCTTAATTCCTACAACTCATACAAAACTATAAGCCTAAATTTATCATCAATCTTCATTATGTTTTAACTATACACACCACTATATATCTAATTTGGTTTCAATAGAAACACACATGGTGGAATTAAGAAACAGaaatcaaaagaagaagaaaaaaaggagagaaatTAATTGTACATACCAGACGGATGCTTTCGTCTTGGAACAATATTATCTTGTAGAATTTTGGTTGCACAACATTATTGTTTttagtagaagaagaattccCAAGGCAAAATCCTTCACTAAGAGCCATGTTTGCTTTTCTAAATCCACCTGCAGAATGATTTTATTTAGTACTATAATATGGTAGATGTAAAATTGCTGGCTATTGCATTAAAGGGGAGGTCTAAGAgtccgtttggattgacttaaaaaaagtaactttttaaagtgctggaacttatttttaaaataagtagttatgtatttgaataaaaGTGCTgcagttaaaaaaaaagttgttgatgtgtttggcaaataagtgttggtaaacacttttttttatcaaaatgtctgaaataccctttaagCTATTAACAtggtaaaaagttgattaa belongs to Solanum stenotomum isolate F172 chromosome 1, ASM1918654v1, whole genome shotgun sequence and includes:
- the LOC125855574 gene encoding B3 domain-containing transcription factor VRN1-like; translation: MALSEGFCLGNSSSTKNNNVVQPKFYKIILFQDESIRLRIPKGFVKRCCNNILNPVYLEVPSGQVWEVEVQHSQGQIWLTKGWQDFCDYYSISCGHFLMFGYNARSHFNVTIFDLSAAEIEYPYSLRTFHCHETHHAPETDLSESNYSVDILEDIPRNHKLKEKVPDMIDHSVENLGDGQFSKRKRHEDDVASPSFTREGQNCRIHKQESKSVYDQNKTVMDKESTTAYQQAKTFKSKNPFIIVFMQPSYVAAPFNLSIASKFARKYFLENDGNLVLRVPGSGSWSVKCTIGTANAKVGSGWKAFVLENKLKVGDVCVFEVLKGQLFVDVIIFRAAGSTLMHDIDIVDVDNHLAAVKMLKI